The Glycine max cultivar Williams 82 chromosome 3, Glycine_max_v4.0, whole genome shotgun sequence sequence gtaaagttaaatataatacaaaaaattgacaacaaaaattttacattaaaaaaattaacaaatttaatagctacacaaatttaaataaatgttctaaaatactctacatataacaaaattacaaatttaatagctacacaagttaaaataaatgaccaaattaaaatacatagatTTGTTACACGtacaaaaatttaacacaaaaaaacataaaatactacctaaaatagtctacaaataaaaaaattaaaaattacatacctacacaaatttaaataaattaccaaattcaaatacataacaaaattaaaaatttaaacacgtacataaattgtacgcaaataaacttaaaatgctacctaaaatagtctacaaataacaaaattaaaaattaaatagctacaaaaatttaaataaaggaccaaattaaaatacataataaaattaaaaattgttacacGTACATAAGTTCTACACAAATAAACTTAAANNNNNNNNNNNNNNNNNNNNNNNNNNNNNNNNNNNNNNNNNNNNNNNNNNNNNNNNNNNNNNNNNNNNNNNNNNNNNNNNNNNNNNNNNNNNNNNNNNNNNNNNNNNNNNNNNNNNNNNNNNNNNNNNNNNNNNNNNNNNNNNNNNNNNNNNNNNNNNNNNNNNNNNNNNNNNNNNNNNNNNNNNNNNNNNNNNNNNNNNNNNNNNNNNNNNNNNNNNNNNNNNNNNNNNNNNNNNNNNNNNNNNNNNNNNNNNNNNNNNNNNNNNNNNNNNNNNNNNNNNNNNNNNNNNNNNNNNNNNNNNNNNNNNNNNNNNNNNNNNNNNNNNNNNNNNNNNNNNNNNNNNNNNNNNNNNNNNNNNNNNNNNNNNNNNNNNNNNNNNNNNNNNNNNNNNNNNNNNNNNNNAAAATGGTATTAAATCAAAAACATTTCatggaataaataatttaaagaacgtgtatatatatatatatgtgtatatatatatatatatatatatatatatataatgggtAAGgatatcatatatttcaataaaaactataagtaagtcaattaaataatattcacattctaactaaacctaaaaatatcatatataaaatacaaataatatcatacaaacctaataaatctaaaccaaataataataacataataactaaaattaacctaaaaatcattttatcacaaataataacatacaaattttaaaaatgttaacaaaatcatattaataaatcCAATACAACTAACCTACAAATCATAATATACCAACTCAAATTTGTAACATAACTAACCtaacatatatctatatatataacgtGCAAATCATAAGAACCTAACTTAAATCATAATATACCactataattaaagaaaataatatatatcaatttaactataactaacctaacatatatctaaatatatataacataactaataatatattatttttaaaacctaacttaaataatattgaCATTGACCTATCAACTAGAGTTATAAACTTAAGAATCACTTACCAAGTAGAGAGAAGTCACGTAATATGAAGACGAGAAGACGAGACAAACCACGTATAAGGAGTCAAACAAATCACAGCCCTACaatcattaacaaaaaaattactattcatatatatatatatatatatatatatatatatatatatatatatccataataaatatttatcattcaaAAATACTTACCAAAAGCAaaagacaacaacaaaataacaagaacGCACTGAGAAACTTATGAAGAACAATAGCACAGCAATGGAAGCAAAGCAATGGAAGCAAAGGCACGAAGGAAGCGTAGCTGGTGCACTCTCGGACTAAGCTTTTATAATGGAAGAAGCAATATTTAGGAGCAACCCGCCAGCCATGTTGGCGATCCATGGGCAAGGCAAATCGCCAATGGTAATGGCGATTTGGCCTTGACTAACGCGCTCTGCACTGCACTGCCATGGCAGGCTAGACTGGTGCACCCTCAGCTGTTGgaactcgccagtttgactgaCGGTTCCCAATGGCTTCTGCATATCGCCATTCCAGCTAGCGATTTAGGGTCATATCGCCACTGGTTGTGGCGGGTTGCTCACTGACACCAAACTCGCCATTGACAATGGCGGTTTGGGTCTTGCATGCACGTAAAAAACTGCCCCATGCTGCAAATATTTTAGAAACGACCCCATCTGAAGAAATAGTTTCTAAACTACCCCAGATGGGGAAATTTGCCTCAAAAAACTGGTGAACGGGTCCAGTGACGGATTCAAATAAATCACCAAACTGACTTGAAAAAGAAATCGGTCAAAGAATTAGAAAACCAGTCAAAAATTGACAAGCAAATGGCTTATTGTGGGTCAATGAAAAGtacttaatataaaattattttgacgtttttttcttaaaaaaatgaaaaccaacctaaaatatttatcattttctttttttttattctaaatgaatcttctcattattttttgattaacaTAAACCAAACAACTAACTTGAAGAAAAACCAGTCAACGAATTGAAAAATTGGGTCaataaaaattgacaaaaaaactgATTTATGATGGGTCAATGAAAAATACTTGATATAATGTCATTTAATTTTGacctttttccttttaaaaaataaaaattaacataaaatatttatcacattctttttttattctaaatgaAACTtgctattattttgattaacaatacttttattatttttccttaatttcaaaggtttaatctttttaatttatttttatttaatcacaTCTTAGTACTCTTGATTATTATTACTCTTGATGGACAGGCACATCTCATGGCTTATGGTTATGACTTTTAATGAACAGTTACATCACGTCTTTGTGAATAGACTCATAATTTTATGAACATGAACATGTTGGggattattttaatatcaaagTCAATGTTACTTTCGATCAGTTTTCCTTTCAAAATTCAATGGTCTTGCCCAGCCAAGAAATTTTGGAAAACGGTCCCTTGTACATGCAAGTGTACTTCCCACACCCAAAATCATTCCTAATCGATGCCTGACGTACGTGCATGGTAACATATGCCAAATCCGTTGTTCAAAATCGTCATCCTGGCTTTCATTATGAAAGTGATGCCTCGTTTTGTATTTTTACTTTGCTTTTGAATATTAGTATTTACAAGTTATATGATGAGAGCAACGATGACATCTATAACATGATCTTGATGGAGTCCGTGACCGTGAGAGAAGTTGAAACGGTTCCACTTCTTGCATCAAGCACGGCCATTGAATCTCTCGAGAAAGTCAAGTTAGAAGATGATGctgggataaaaaaaaagaagaagaaaaagtgcaGTATTTGTTTACATGAGTTTAAAGATAACGTGGAGGTCTCATCAATGTCATTTAATCATGTGTATCACCAAGAATGCATCATTACAtgactaaaaataaatcatgtatGTGTCCTATACATATGTCCCAAACCCATTCCATTAGCTATTGTTATTCAGATTCAAtgcctttatattttaaaatccaattatattacttttaagatGTTATAATAGTTTCTTTATTAACTTATCAAATCGATCGGAACAAGTagatcaataaaatatatataaaaaattcaaatatttatttatgccaTTCTTTTTGCTGTTTTGCACATATATAATCTACTACTTAATAATGAcacaatatattaatttttctttttattttattttgattagatttcCTTTCGATTTATATAGAATTTTTTCATTAGAGAGGAGATCAATAGTTGGCCCCTATCTTGTGCTACGGACATGTCTATCTATTGAATAAGATATTATACCAATAAATACACACAATGATTTCGAGCGGTTTAGTTCGATTTAGGGAAATCGAACTATTTGATAAGTTATATATATGGACAATAgaattatatagttttttttttaattattcttgttTAGTTTAGTTTAAGATTCTGCTTAGTAAAACCAAtaggtttaattgtatttttaattcttataatttatcaaataggTGATTGTTTCAATTACTTGTCATATAAAAtctcacattttaaaaattaattcaattcgaTCCAACATTTAATTTACCATCATCTTAACGACGTTAGGTGACATGAATTTCATTTAAACTTTAAGTTAGGGTTTAAACTCACTATTTTCTGCCTTAAGACACTTAATtctgtttctttgtttttcttattcataaaaaaccaaaatatacatatatttactattttatattactaaaaaaaatagtttatacaatataataaaaccAAATAAACGATGATTTATACttttaacattatatatattaaacaatcCTTTCACTCGTGCAATGCATGGGGCTTGTTTCATTTTGAGTGTAAATTATAATAGatatatagttaaattaaaatttatatttaatagacATAAATaatatgacaaaaaataaaacacatataAGTATCTTTTGAGAAGAATGTAtagtaaacaaataaattataaaagaattaatgTTCAATAAGTTTTGaccaaagatatatatatatatattcatgaaaTGAAGTGGATAACATTGTATTTGACGAAAGATATATATGCATGAAATGAAGTTGCatacattaattatatgattaataCAAAATTGATGCTTTAGgttccaaaaaataaattataataagtataagaaatatataaaaattgttaacGTACATTTATTGGACATAAAACTAAAGTACAAATAATACAATTGATTAAACAtgttatagaatatataaaaacaatggACCCTAAATAAGTTAAGAAATATTACATTAcaacaacaaatttaaaatatgtgtaaatattttattaatactatcatattttaaaaataaaatatttaaatattaatgttaCAAAATATTACGTCACAATAACATATTTCAAATAtaggtataaatatttttattaatactatTTAAATAATTGCAAAGTCAtggtcaaatttttttttgaaagattaaatacaatttttaaagacttcttaattaattaaattaattcattagcattaaacaatttaatattaaaaatagaatttattaattacaataaataagacTTTCATATGACTAGtcattaaacaataaaatgcaTATTACACATCccattcaacaacaaaaaaatgaatattacaAATCCAATTTGAGAAACACATtaaataattgttgaaaataaaatatatcaattaataatgaataatttttaaatgaatccTTAAATTATAACATTTAGACTTCGATAAAATATTggtaaagtattttattttattttaaacaataaatattattttttatgtgatatcattatttaaaaattaaaaattataactataataATGAATTCCcatattcaaaatttttaattgtaataacattattttattttgattttaattatttttagaatacaaaataaaattgttgaaaataaattactcgttttattttatttttgtatatgaaatattatttttaaaataaaatacgtaAGTAGCACAAATGAAGTGATCATTTAtatctatattatatattatacatttataaCTCATTTGAAGAAAAGTTTTGTCAAGTGTCTTCCAAGTACTCTTACtagttaattttcatttttcttgtgCGTATTTGTAcatgtaatataaataaaagatttgaatttaaatacttaatatttgaattataacTTAAGGGGGCGTTTGttttaggataattttttttagtcccaggaatattttttttttctggaaatataacatgaaaatgttatttcatgtattattaaaaaatgtgtttttattaattattaaaattggttgaaattatttttatattcccaTGAATGATTAAAACATATGTttagttaagttatttttttctagaaatatatatcatattataattactaaaataacttttttatgaaaattcttGTTACACCCCTTGTTTCCTCTTCATGTGTTTCACGGTTACGATAATTGAAAGAGAAGCAAAAATTACCTATTAAAAAATGAGCAttggaagaaaaggaaaaattattgtaaaatgtaGGTTAAAAAGTCATTTTTCGTCTATGAATGTATAGAGCGCTAACGAATTCGTCTTCAAAATATGAATTCAATTTTTAGTcattgaaagtgaaaaaaagtgcgacaaattcaTTTATCCATTAACTTCTGAACGTTACCGTTAATGAAAGAGCTTACGTGACACATTCATGGACGAATTTGTCAAAGTTCTATACATTCAGggacaaaaatgattatttatccaaaatataatttaatcttcatcttcttcccttttttaatcgttgcaagcataacattacaataaacacttaaaaattaggaaaacaagcataagttagaacaaacataataataagcataatattgattaataaacataatttgtctATTGCTCTGAGATTTTTAATGTGATAAAATCAAGTTGagtctcattttttttgtaaggatTAATTTAATGGTTGTgcatttttgtttgaatatCATATTTTGGATAAGGTACTGTCACATTAGAAGTTTCAGAACAATaaacaaattatgtttattattatgtttgttctaacttatgtttgttttccttttttttaagtgtttattgtaatgttatgtttacaatgataaaaaaaggggaagaagatgaaaattaaattaaagtcatCACTAGATATGTCACATAAGCTCTTTCATTAACGATAATAGACACAAGTTAACGAATGAATATATTTGTCGTACTTTCTTCACTTTcgggactaaaatttgaattttcattttttgagaaCAAATTTGTCAGCGCTTTACACATTTaaggatgaaaataattatttatcctaaAATGTAAGAATAAATCGaacaataaatcaaattacaaaaaaaattaattgggcAATAATGAAATTTGCGGGATGTGTGTGTTTGGATTTTTACTCATGAAAAAGTATTCATGTCCCATGGGAATAATTTTTCTCTGTCTCCTCTTAGGACTAAATATTGGTAGAATGTGGGATTATATTTTATCTAGGAATAAAATATAcccatgattaatttttttatgacctCATAACAAACgtgagataatttttttggatCATGTATTTCTGAAaatgctaaaatatatttttcgtccCTATAAATATTGAAAAGTTCGCAATCTGTCCTTGCAAAAAATTTGGTATGTTTTTAGTCctcataaaattgaaatatgttattttttggccCAAAGCTAGACTTGGACGAATCTAAACCAAAGTGTTTGATGCGTGTCCACTAGAAATTGGACAGGTAGAGCTATGTCACCAATCTGCACTCAAACATCACCCCTTCATCATTCGTGACCAACCATTGTAACTCTGACAACCGTGAGACCAACAACCACCCTACCCATCTCCTCTACGTTGCACCGCTACCTGCACCACCTCCTCCACCACGCATGACTACTCGCACGAGTCATCCTTTTGGTGGCACAGAGGGTGGCTTGTGCGCACTGTGATGGTGTTGACTGGTGTAGGTAGTGGCGTGCAGTGGAGGAGGTGGTGCACGTGGTGGCATGATGTGTGGTGGCTGTTATGGGTTTGGGAGAAAGGGGtattttacaacaaaaaaaaatcctacaattttatttctttttactataatttttgGCGATTTTTAACCATCGGAAAttgcattttataatttaagttttgaaaaatatCACATAGGATTAGATTTGTTCAAATCTAgcctcaaataaaaaaaaataacacattttaattttatgaggacgaaaaacatataaaattttttGGAGGAACGAATTCTAAAATTTTCGATATTTATAAGGacgaaaacaatattttaaaaaacttaataattGCTAACTATTCCTAATAATTGTTTATGTAAAAACTATAGAAAAAACTCCTgacttaataaatatttgaattgaatACTTTCTTATGTAAAAACTTGAATACTTAATCTTTGAATTaccacttaaaaataaaaattaaactctcaTAAATACCCGTAAGAAATATTGACTAcccataataattaattttctattataaatgaaatatttgaatGTAAGTATATATCCTCTTAAATATATCACTTTAAAACAAACCATCGTAGACATCCGTGATAAATATTGActattcttaataattttttttattttccatgcATATTTATTACGGGTAATATAAacgaaatatttaaatttaattctttaatatttaaacataaagagtttttttagtattaaccaaaaaaatttaGCTCATTTGACTTAAtaacatacataaattattgtaaatcttttgttaataaaattttaaattttattttaaattcttaatatttctttaattttgatccctaataatttttttttacttttgcccctaaattttttagataatattttgaaaccataaaataaaattacttaaataacactttagaaattaaaaataaaatacaaaatttatagagaacaaaaaataaaattaaaaaatttattaagatagaaaatatatttaagtgaaaataaaaaaccaaagtGAGAATtacactaaacataaaaagACGTGTTTGCcctttttataaagaaaacattACACACACATACTCAATAATCTATAGATACCAATTGACTTAAGACGACCTCCTTAGACTTCTTTTTTCTTGTGATGACAATTCACAAAACACCAAAGTTAATCAAACAACGTTCTATGATGGTTGTGGGATGCCGACACCATTAACAAACGGGAAGTGCGGTTTAGGACCTCCATGATCAACAAGAACATGCTAGAGCTACTCAGCtagttactattttttttatctgtaagaATTGAAGACAAATTATCTCTTACATGCTCAATAGACTAAGCTAGCTAGTATAAGAAAAGGCCCTCTCTGCCCTACTCCTTTTTCACTACACTTTCTCACCCACTACACTACACTATGTTTCCCCAGCCATGGATCTTCTTGATAGCTACCATCATTGCAATTTCACTGTTCATGTCCTCACTGGTTGAGTCATTTCCAGTAGCTGATAAGGTCAAATCCTTGCCTGAACAGTCACCTGTTTCCTTCCAACAATTTGCTGGCTTTGTACCCGTTGATGACAAGAACCAGAGAGCTCTTTTTTACTACTTTGTTGAAGCAGAAACCAACCCTGCTTCAAAGCCTCTAGTTCTCTGGCTCAATGGAGGTAAATCCATATCTCTTGTTACTTCCAACTTTGTCTACCAAACACCTTAATTTCTTTGTGCTTTGTCCAtgctattaattaatttattatctatCGAGTCTTACATTGACTAGAAATAGTCTCtgatatgattttataaaacttgGGTGGTcattacacataaaattaattttgtagagATGGGTTTAgcttaaaatctaaaatttaatccatgtcatatttttttacactagGTTAGTAATGAGGCTTTGGATTTGACACTTTCCAAAgtgtaaaaacagaaataatGTAAGGAAAACATTTCTCTTTTACTATTAGCATGTTAGAGATGTGAAAAAGAGAGTTATTTATGTGTCATTTTTTCAAGTCTCAATTGCCTTGTTGCCTTTGCAGGGCCTGGTTGTACATCTGTAGGAGTTGGAGCCTTCACAGAACATGGTCCTTTTGTTACAAATCAAGGAGAAGCTATTGAGAAAAATCAGTATAGTTGGAACAAAGGTGCTACAAATTTCAAAAAACCTTTATTTCTTTGCCACAAACTAAACTAAGATCAGCCCTTGAGCTTCTTTGAGTCCTTTCTTTTTGCAGAGGCAAACATTTTGTACCTAGAGTCACCAGCAGGCGTTGGATTCTCTTACTCTCTCAATTTGTCATTTTATAAAACACTGAACGATGAAATCACAGGTTGGTTCACATTCTTATCCCTATGCAAAACACTTAATCAATTTgttcttatctttattttctgttttgattTACTTTTGTGTTCATTCAGATTTTGTTAGATTCCCTTCAGaagttgaataaaaaaaattaacatttcgTGTGTCAATTGGTTTTTCTAGCCCGAGACAGTCTGGTTTTCCTGCGGCGCTGGTTTGCCAAGTTCCCAGAATACAAGAATAGAGATTTTTATATAACGGGAGAGAGTTATGGAGGTAAAGacacaataatttatttacctTCATATAAAATCTACTCCCTCcttcttattataattatttttatatgttgtttTACACAGATAAACAAACCAATAAATAAatgacaaaatataataatgttataaaataaattttattatcattaattcattttttaagcacatattattaatatcataagagatataattaaaaaaaataattaatattacattaaaaaattaaaataataattattttaaaatatttttttttgttgttatacGATAATTATAATTGAACCGAGGAGTATAGCTTACTAGTACCAATCGACTGACATTGTTGGTTTTGGTGTCAGGTCACTATGTACCTCAACTTGCTGAACTCATAATTAAGAGTAAAGTGAATTTCAACCTAAAGGGCATAGCAGTGAGtaaaatattttcacttttttttttctttttttctgttgCTTACTTCATGCTGTTGCATTTTCTAAGTTAACTTTGCATTTGCATTGCAGATAGGAAACCCTCTTCTGGATTTCGACACTGATATGAATGCAGTCGATGAATATTACTGGTCTCATGGAATAATAAGTGATTATGCATACAAAATCAGGACCTCTCTATGTAACTCGTCTAGAGTATTAAGAGAATACTTCAGTGGCCAAATTTCCAAAGATTGTCTTGTTGCAGCTCAAAAAGTCTCAGAAGAatattcttttacaaatttCATCGACCCATATTACGTTGTTGGGGAGAAATGTCTTTCTTACAATGTTTCTCAGGCAGGTTTTCTTAGGGAGACGCTAAATTCAGGGATGTTTCAGTTTAGGAACTCTCATTATGTGCTTCAAACAGAAGAACCTGACCAGGTGAGATTTCTATAAAACTATAGTATTTTGATTcattctttatttaaattatttcattctCTGTTCCTACATTTAAAGAAAATGGTATCttttttttgtctctaaaaAATTCCTTAATAGGGATTAAAAGTacagcatttttatttttataattctaaaggactaagaaaaagataaaataaatagggACAAACCAAAAACCACAAATTTTCATGTGGTGAAAATGTATTTAAGCCATGTATATGTCAAATATGCTTTTAGCTTTAAAATGTTCATATTTTATTCTGATTGAATCTGGGTAGTGCTGTTAATCGGaattttgcatttcaatttggATGGTGCAGCAAGTTGATGAGTGTAATTTGAAATATTCAGAGATGTACTTGAACAGGAAAGATGTGCAGAAGGCTCTCCATGCCCGGCTGGAGGGAACCACCAAATATCGTTTGTGCAGCAAGTAAATAAAACTACTGTTTAAGACTCTCATTATTtcattatgttttaaattttattttaaaattaattggacACAAATGAATAATGTATTGTAGTTAAGATTGAATTGtttgaatattatttaaatttaattgttgatgaaaataattatcgattatattttacttattttttggtttaattttttttttccggttaaattttttttactctcaaCTAATTAGAGATAACTTTAAATATcacttttcaaataattattacataattattgtacatgacaatcaataataaaataatgtacaATGTAAAAACGTTTTACTATGCAGACcatattaattaaattcttttataattgGAGACAGACACTGTGAGATAATGGACATGAGGAATCATATATGGTCCTGCTCTTGCTGACACTTCTTCCAATTTCAGGATTGTACAAACAAAT is a genomic window containing:
- the LOC100819443 gene encoding serine carboxypeptidase-like 45-like precursor (The RefSeq protein has 3 substitutions compared to this genomic sequence), whose protein sequence is MFPQPWIFLIATIIAISLFMSSLVESFPVADKVKSLPEQSPVSFQQFAGFVPVDDKNQRALFYYFVEAETNPASKPLVLWLNGGPGCTSVGVGAFTEHGPFVTNQGEAIEKNQYSWNKEANILYLESPAGVGFSYSLNLSFYKTLNNEITARDSLVFLRRWFAKFPEYKNRDFYITGESYGGHYVPQLAELIIKSKVNFNLKGIAIGNPLLDFDTDMNAVDEYYWSHGIISDYAYKIRTSLCNSSRVLREYFSGQISKDCLVAAQKVSEEYSFTNFIDPYYVVGEKCLSYNVSQAGFLRETLNSGMFQFRNSHYVLQTEEPDQQVDECNLKYSEMYLNRKDVQKAPHARLEGTTKYRLGSKIVQTNYDPLNREIPTINVVGFLVKSGLRVIVYSGDQDSVIPFMGTRRLVDRLAKTLGLKTTLPYSAWFVDKQVGGWTKVYGNHLTYTTIRGASHGTPATQPKRSFVLFNAFLQGKPLPKA